One window from the genome of Macrobrachium nipponense isolate FS-2020 chromosome 49, ASM1510439v2, whole genome shotgun sequence encodes:
- the LOC135205273 gene encoding zinc finger protein 467-like encodes MNFVPRNINGVTRVKTPADEKPFACDMCEKTFLHKISLLSHLRTHTGEKPFVCTFCHESFINKYFLSKHMISHTGEKPFTCYVCEEKFVTRYLLNKHIVCHAGEVMLQHYARTGATFTPPQPVAAEGKSDSEEHGKNPPAEGEYAKAPSSTEQFAKAPSADQYAKSLSVEQFPKVNSVEEYVKYLASEQYRKAHGENFTKPITPEQYSKSISYPDHYIKSPAEPHIPKALLPPEHYPKPPPPPPPSQPHMN; translated from the coding sequence ATGAACTTTGTGCCGCGAAACATCAACGGGGTGACAAGAGTCAAGACCCCAGCTGACGAAAAGCCATTTGCCTGCGACATGTGCGAGAAGACTTTCCTCCACAAGATCAGCCTCCTGAGCCACCTACGTAcgcacactggagagaagccctTTGTCTGCACCTTCTGTCATGAAAGTTTCATCAACAAATACTTCCTGAGCAAGCACATGATAAGCCACACTGGAGAAAAGCCGTTTACTTGCTACGTCTGCGAGGAGAAGTTCGTTACACGATATCTGCTCAACAAGCACATAGTCTGCCATGCAGGGGAGGTCATGTTGCAGCATTATGCTAGGACGGGTGCTACTTTCACCCCGCCCCAGCCTGTCGCCGCAGAGGGCAAGTCTGATTCTGAGGAGCACGGAAAGAACCCTCCTGCAGAAGGGGAGTACGCGAAAGCGCCGTCGTCGACCGAACAATTCGCAAAGGCCCCATCCGCAGACCAGTACGCCAAGTCCCTCTCCGTCGAGCAGTTCCCAAAGGTCAATTCTGTGGAGGAATACGTCAAGTACCTGGCCTCCGAGCAGTACAGAAAAGCCCACGGGGAGAACTTCACCAAACCCATCACGCCCGAACAGTATTCTAAGTCCATCTCGTACCCCGACCACTACATCAAAAGCCCAGCGGAACCACACATCCCCAAGGCTCTCCTCCCACCCGAACACTACccaaaacctcctcctcctcctcctccctcccagcCACACATGAATTGA